The following coding sequences lie in one Dunckerocampus dactyliophorus isolate RoL2022-P2 chromosome 4, RoL_Ddac_1.1, whole genome shotgun sequence genomic window:
- the LOC129179246 gene encoding UDP-glucuronosyltransferase 2B31-like, translated as MSRPTLLALAVLLCASRCVTGGKILVFPVDGSHWINMKVLIEELHTRGHEITVIRHIDNWYIKPESNLYKAITLSFSSGFDKDNFGSFVTRLLNMQREGASLWARLSLQYQLVNQFYELNKMVVQVLGDIFEDKKIMSSFHDAKYDMVLTDPALGGGVLLAHRLGLPLVLNVRWTIQGDGHLAIAPSPLSYVPIPGVELTDNMTFTERIENMMYYFFTRWQIWYVSDSTYKPFVHRYFGPDVHYMELFQAADIWLMRNDFTFEFPRPTMPNVVYMAGFQCKPSKPLSKELEDFVQSSGEHGVIVMTLGTLVADLPEDITDGIAAAFARLPQKVIWRHQGKRPSTLGNNTLLLDWLPQNDLLGHPKTKVFVAHGGTNGVQEAIYHGVPLVGLPLMFDQQDNLFRMKVRGVANVLDIATLNEDNFLTALKAVLYEPSYRQNMKRLSELHRDQPIKPLDRAMFWIEFVMRHKGAKHLRTESYKMSKIQYYSIDVLAFLLALILTVVAVCISLLKFLWRRLLSRSKLKKE; from the coding sequence ATGTCCCGTCCGACGCTGCTGGCGCTGGCTGTGCTACTCTGCGCTTCCCGCTGTGTGACGGGGGGGAAGATCCTGGTGTTCCCTGTAGACGGAAGCCACTGGATCAACATGAAAGTGCTTATTGAGGAGCTTCACACCCGTGGCCATGAGATCACAGTGATCCGGCACATAGACAACTGGTACATCAAGCCAGAGTCCAACCTCTACAAGGCTATCACCCTGAGTTTCTCGAGTGGCTTTGATAAAGACAACTTCGGCTCCTTTGTCACCAGACTTCTGAACATGCAGCGGGAAGGCGCCTCACTCTGGGCTCGCCTTTCTCTACAATACCAACTCGTGAACCAGTTCTATGAGCTGAACAAGATGGTGGTCCAGGTGTTGGGTGACATCTTTGAGGACAAGAAGATAATGAGTAGCTTCCATGATGCCAAATACGACATGGTTCTGACGGACCCTGCCTTAGGCGGAGGGGTTCTCCTGGCTCACCGTTTAGGTCTTCCACTGGTTTTAAATGTCAGGTGGACCATTCAGGGTGACGGACATCTTGCTATCGCTCCCTCCCCTTTGTCTTATGTCCCCATTCCAGGAGTAGAGCTGACGGACAACATGACCTTCACTGAGCGCATCGAGAACATGATGTATTACTTTTTCACTCGTTGGCAAATTTGGTACGTCTCAGATTCCACCTACAAGCCGTTCGTCCACCGCTACTTTGGTCCAGATGTACACTACATGGAGCTCTTCCAAGCAGCAGACATCTGGTTGATGAGGAATGATTTCACTTTTGAATTCCCGCGCCCCACCATGCCCAATGTGGTCTACATGGCAGGATTTCAATGCAAGCCATCCAAGCCCCTCTCCAAAGAGCTGGAGGACTTTGTCCAAAGTTCTGGCGAGCATGGTGTCATCGTGATGACCTTGGGCACTTTAGTTGCCGACCTTCCTGAGGACATCACCGACGGCATCGCCGCTGCTTTTGCCCGACTCCCTCAAAAGGTCATCTGGAGACACCAGGGCAAACGTCCGTCCACACTCGGCAACAACACGCTGCTTTTAGATTGGCTGCCTCAAAACGACTTGCTGGGTCACCCCAAGACCAAAGTGTTTGTGGCGCACGGCGGCACCAACGGAGTCCAGGAGGCCATTTACCATGGCGTCCCCCTCGTGGGCCTGCCCCTCATGTTCGATCAGCAGGACAACCTCTTCAGGATGAAGGTGAGGGGCGTGGCCAACGTGCTGGACATCGCCACTTTGAACGAGGACAACTTCCTGACGGCACTGAAGGCGGTGCTGTACGAACCGTCGTACCGCCAGAATATGAAGAGGCTGTCGGAGCTGCACAGGGACCAGCCCATCAAGCCCTTGGACCGTGCCATGTTTTGGATCGAGTTTGTCATGAGGCACAAGGGAGCGAAACACCTACGGACAGAGTCGTACAAGATGTCTAAGATCCAGTACTACTCCATCGATGTGCTGGCCTTCTTACTGGCGCTCATACTAACAGTTGTGGCTGTTTGCATTTCACTGTTAAAGTTCTTGTGGCGAAGGTTGCTTTCTAGAAGCAAACTGAAAAAAGAATAA